Genomic window (Hippoglossus stenolepis isolate QCI-W04-F060 chromosome 11, HSTE1.2, whole genome shotgun sequence):
gtagataatgagggaatttcatattttgggtgaactatccctttaaggacaTTTTAAGGGTTTGTGTTTATGATGACTATTTTGTCACTGACCAGACGCAGACGGTGAGCGTACAGCGGCTCCAGTTCCTCTGGTTTCCGAGTCGGCACGGCGACATGATAGCGCTGCAGCTCTGCTGTCATCTCTGCCACATTAAAGAGGACGGCCGGGTCGGCACTGCGACAGTTGATCAACTCCACCAAATGCTCCTTATAGTGCAACCTGCCAGAACAGACGGGGGgagacagactgactgactgactgactgaccacGAGTCGTTAATTACTGTGACGATGTGAATAAAGTTCTTTACATGGGAAGAAGCACTGACACCTGCTGGAAGAATCTATACCCATATTTTCCTatgatctgattggtcagtagttcTTGTAGTTTTTGGATCTTATCTTGGCCTTAACCTGCTTCAGCATCAGTCACCATGGTGGTTTACTCCCAGATAGTTTGTTGGTGATAGTTTAGTCTTACCGGCAGTATCCTCTGTATTCAGCAGCTCGTCCACATGGCTTCTCCCGCAAGCTGCCGTGGTCTCTCAGCtccaaaaccaaacacactcCTGAAAACCAACcaacatgttaaaaaaaggtGAGGGAACCCAGTTCACACCTGAGAAGCAGAAGAGACGTCACCTGTCAGACCGCTGTCAGATGAGCTGCCATTGGCTGCTTCAAACCAGGTAGGAGACACTCTGTAATACTGTTAGAAAAGAAGCACAGTTCATGTCCACAACAAGGAACAGGTCCGTCCAACAGTGTCAGGTCTGCTGACCTGTAGCAGCAGGTGAAGGCGGCTCACACTCCAGTCTCTCAGGTGGTACAGACAGTCTCTGGGGTGGTGGGCATGAAGACCTTTGTTTCCACAGTCGACAGAGAACCCACAgacctgaaaaaaaataacatcatatCAAAGTGATTTTTCTGGAGCAAGTTCTTTAAGGTGCACCTGACACCCGACGACAAGTGAGTGACAAGTTACACAAAGTGAAAGTTCTGAAGAGCAACTCAGTTTTATTAATTCTTCCGAATAATTGAACTGAACCAATCAACAGTAGAACCAGTAGAACTCACCGCTCCCTGGCTGAACGTCTGACTGCAGCCTCCACAGAACTGATGTTGACACTGACTGCAGGTGAAGTGAAGACAACCTCCTCTAGACAAactgaagacacagagacacccaGGACactctatatatacacacacacacacacacacacacacacacacacacacacacacacacacacacacacacacacacacacacacacacacacacacacacacacacacacacacacacacacacacacacacacatcagagagacacacaggacacttGTCTTTCAATAGATGTAaagacactcattggcataatgcattccctgacccttaaccatcaaaactaaatacttaactaactctaacctaaacctaattctattctaaccctaacaccaagtcttaaccctcaaacagccctttgaatctgtgaggaccagacaaaatgtcctcacgatggtatagatacacacacaaacacactctctctcccccagtgTTTGATAAGAGCAGTTGGGACAGTTTATGATCTGGTTCTTAAACATCAGAGACAACACCACGAACCAGAGAAGATCTATAATGTTCAGTTACAGCTTGGGCTCTAGGGTCCGGAGGGGCCTCAGGGACCCGGGTTCAGGTTGCAGAGTTCGTACCGATGCTGTTGTAGCTGAGCAGTGTGGCGTCGTCTGacttgttctgctgctgccacagtctGAACTGATCACATGACCGACCCTGATGATGACGGGACCACTGAGGAACAGAAAAACGTGACACAATGAGTCACAATGTTGTCATAGTTAGTCCCAGTGATGTCACAATgggtcacagtgatgtcacaatGAGTCCCAGTTATGTCACAATGATGTCACAATGTTGTCATAGTGATTCACAGTAATGTCACAATGTTGTCATAGTAAGTCCCAGTGATGTCATAGAGTCacaatgatgtcatgatgaGTCACAGTGATGGCTGCAAACCCGTCTGTTTTGTATCAGTACAATGATACAGTTacatctggtgtgtgtgtgtgtgtgtgtgtgtgtgtgtgtgtgtgtgtgtgtgtgtgtgtgtcttacaggTGATCTACACTGAGAGCAGGTACTCTTCTTACAGTTGGGACAGTCCATCCTCAGTCGCTCAGCTTCATGAAGTATACCGAACgaacactgtaacacacacacacacacacacacacacacacacacacacacacacacacacacacacacacacacacacacacacacacacacacacacacacacacacacacacacacacacacacacacacacacacacacagttcatgtGAACATGAGAAGACATCTTTGATCTGTCTGTCCACTATAACTGAAAACTGGGTccccacacaaaaacaaacaggataaTTTTGTCCAAAAGGacgtttttgtttgtttatttattatgaatcaAGGAATTTACGTGAGAACACCAGCAGAAATTCTTCATCTCCTGAAGAGCTCGATCTCTGAGTTTCCTCTGGAAGAGTTCATGAACctgaggagacaggaagtgacggatctacacaaacaaacaaacaaacacacaaacaatcaaaatatacaaaaaaactgaaagaccTTAATTTTTGACGACCGTTTCCATGGATTAAATAAATCGATTAAGGCATCAGCGGATCATGTGACCTGGTCACCTGAGTGTCCAGAAGGTTGAAGTATTCCATGGACTCCACCATCGccccctgacctttgacctccggTCTGCCACACTGAGGACAAACCAGCTGGTCGACGCTTCGCTCTTTAATAGCCGCTGAGAAAAACGTTTTGAAACAAGTCtgacacaggaagcaggagcaGTGAGTCATGGTGATGATCTGCAGGAAATAAAGGGAAGAGGAACTTGACAGAAGAAAACTTCTGTATCAGAGAAGACCACCTGAGACGTCCATGGTCTCACCTTGCTAAATGTCACCTGGTCTTGACAGATGGGGCAGCAGTGAGTCAGGAACCTGAGAGCTGATGGCAGGTCTCTGTTGAGTCGGACCGCCTCCATGACATCACTGGGCTTGAAGTTCCGTCCCTCCATCCTCATTAGAGACAGGAAGATGGCCGCCTGGTCTGGCGGAAGATGGTCCACCAtctgaagagggacagaga
Coding sequences:
- the si:dkey-181m9.8 gene encoding E3 ubiquitin-protein ligase RNF31 isoform X1 gives rise to the protein MSRVKAEDELRTLMECKYVFPEQTVFDLQRVRTLYSDLRLYVDFYCFPNKEKKKLVYLAGTLPVHYEGSEYNIPVCIWLHETHPVSRPRCYVCPSVTMLINPSCCCVDASGNISLTELKNWTLGVSNLSLLMSEMRRAFQVDTPLYARCPEHALPLADGRSHSLNHTSITSSSITSPLLSAQKASQWEQSREMRVRKSYTEELLGIDFSAPPSSSNRSSLLLSATFSGLPPEPLSRMMGALRLDESSRDQQSDSPERIVKSEAARDKHGAGPGPQPGRHQYMCPQSQCEVAAGGGHIKMVDHLPPDQAAIFLSLMRMEGRNFKPSDVMEAVRLNRDLPSALRFLTHCCPICQDQVTFSKIITMTHCSCFLCQTCFKTFFSAAIKERSVDQLVCPQCGRPEVKGQGAMVESMEYFNLLDTQIRHFLSPQVHELFQRKLRDRALQEMKNFCWCSHCSFGILHEAERLRMDCPNCKKSTCSQCRSPWSRHHQGRSCDQFRLWQQQNKSDDATLLSYNSIECPGCLCVFSLSRGGCLHFTCSQCQHQFCGGCSQTFSQGAVCGFSVDCGNKGLHAHHPRDCLYHLRDWSVSRLHLLLQYYRVSPTWFEAANGSSSDSGLTGVCLVLELRDHGSLREKPCGRAAEYRGYCRLHYKEHLVELINCRSADPAVLFNVAEMTAELQRYHVAVPTRKPEELEPLYAHRLRLTLANQVPLRKQPRSPLKLHDDLHPLTSAVTTGGPPPPNTPLH
- the si:dkey-181m9.8 gene encoding E3 ubiquitin-protein ligase RNF31 isoform X2 — translated: MSRVKAEDELRTLMECKYVFPEQTVFDLQRVRTLYSDLRLYVDFYCFPNKEKKKLVYLAGTLPVHYEGSEYNIPVCIWLHETHPVSRPRCYVCPSVTMLINPSCCCVDASGNISLTELKNWTLGVSNLSLLMSEMRRAFQVDTPLYARCPEHALPLADGSLNHTSITSSSITSPLLSAQKASQWEQSREMRVRKSYTEELLGIDFSAPPSSSNRSSLLLSATFSGLPPEPLSRMMGALRLDESSRDQQSDSPERIVKSEAARDKHGAGPGPQPGRHQYMCPQSQCEVAAGGGHIKMVDHLPPDQAAIFLSLMRMEGRNFKPSDVMEAVRLNRDLPSALRFLTHCCPICQDQVTFSKIITMTHCSCFLCQTCFKTFFSAAIKERSVDQLVCPQCGRPEVKGQGAMVESMEYFNLLDTQIRHFLSPQVHELFQRKLRDRALQEMKNFCWCSHCSFGILHEAERLRMDCPNCKKSTCSQCRSPWSRHHQGRSCDQFRLWQQQNKSDDATLLSYNSIECPGCLCVFSLSRGGCLHFTCSQCQHQFCGGCSQTFSQGAVCGFSVDCGNKGLHAHHPRDCLYHLRDWSVSRLHLLLQYYRVSPTWFEAANGSSSDSGLTGVCLVLELRDHGSLREKPCGRAAEYRGYCRLHYKEHLVELINCRSADPAVLFNVAEMTAELQRYHVAVPTRKPEELEPLYAHRLRLTLANQVPLRKQPRSPLKLHDDLHPLTSAVTTGGPPPPNTPLH
- the si:dkey-181m9.8 gene encoding E3 ubiquitin-protein ligase RNF31 isoform X3, yielding MSRVKAEDELRTLMECKYVFPEQTVFDLQRVRTLYSDLRLYVDFYCFPNKEKKKLVYLAGTLPVHYEGSEYNIPVCIWLHETHPVSRPRCYVCPSVTMLINPSCCCVDASGNISLTELKNWTLGVSNLSLLMSEMRRAFQVDTPLYARCPEHALPLADGRSHSLNHTSITSSSITSPLLSAQKASQWEQSREMRVRKSYTEELLGIDFSAPPSSSNRSSLLLSATFSGLPPEPLSRMMGALRLDESSRDQQSDSPERIVKSEAARDKHGAGPGPQPGRHQYMCPQSQCEVAAGGGHIKMVDHLPPDQAAIFLSLMRMEGRNFKPSDVMEAVRLNRDLPSALRFLTHCCPICQDQVTFSKIITMTHCSCFLCQTCFKTFFSAAIKERSVDQLVCPQCGRPEVKGQGAMVESMEYFNLLDTQIRHFLSPQVHELFQRKLRDRALQEMKNFCWCSHCSFGILHEAERLRMDCPNCKKSTCSQCRSPWSRHHQGRSCDQFRLWQQQNKSDDATLLSYNSIECPGCLCVFSLSRGGCLHFTCSQCQHQFCGGCSQTFSQGAVCGFSVDCGNKGLHAHHPRDCLYHLRDWSYYRVSPTWFEAANGSSSDSGLTGVCLVLELRDHGSLREKPCGRAAEYRGYCRLHYKEHLVELINCRSADPAVLFNVAEMTAELQRYHVAVPTRKPEELEPLYAHRLRLTLANQVPLRKQPRSPLKLHDDLHPLTSAVTTGGPPPPNTPLH
- the si:dkey-181m9.8 gene encoding E3 ubiquitin-protein ligase RNF31 isoform X4 codes for the protein MSEMRRAFQVDTPLYARCPEHALPLADGRSHSLNHTSITSSSITSPLLSAQKASQWEQSREMRVRKSYTEELLGIDFSAPPSSSNRSSLLLSATFSGLPPEPLSRMMGALRLDESSRDQQSDSPERIVKSEAARDKHGAGPGPQPGRHQYMCPQSQCEVAAGGGHIKMVDHLPPDQAAIFLSLMRMEGRNFKPSDVMEAVRLNRDLPSALRFLTHCCPICQDQVTFSKIITMTHCSCFLCQTCFKTFFSAAIKERSVDQLVCPQCGRPEVKGQGAMVESMEYFNLLDTQIRHFLSPQVHELFQRKLRDRALQEMKNFCWCSHCSFGILHEAERLRMDCPNCKKSTCSQCRSPWSRHHQGRSCDQFRLWQQQNKSDDATLLSYNSIECPGCLCVFSLSRGGCLHFTCSQCQHQFCGGCSQTFSQGAVCGFSVDCGNKGLHAHHPRDCLYHLRDWSVSRLHLLLQYYRVSPTWFEAANGSSSDSGLTGVCLVLELRDHGSLREKPCGRAAEYRGYCRLHYKEHLVELINCRSADPAVLFNVAEMTAELQRYHVAVPTRKPEELEPLYAHRLRLTLANQVPLRKQPRSPLKLHDDLHPLTSAVTTGGPPPPNTPLH